The Montipora capricornis isolate CH-2021 chromosome 1, ASM3666992v2, whole genome shotgun sequence genome contains a region encoding:
- the LOC138013775 gene encoding uncharacterized protein, translating to MNKGVIVDQIAKKDLMKSLKPPNSSTHPPQDHRIDVVVGHGVKLGRQVNVIKRSPQFQNCKWVHVVHTAPEDLSKYKGYANPASRGEQKHWDEVGLCKYADLVVPVGPRLKKAYSSYLQGCKKVEDIFEIVPGLFHREFGDLVQQAKVESDDDFKVLLCGRGDDEDFELKGYDIAVKAFADQRLKGKRCYLLFVGAPDGKQDEVRRRLLNCGITDEQVTVRKFVQSRAGMRDLFCEVDLVIMPSKSEGFGLVALEALSAGLPVLVGSNSGFARAVQSIPFGAYSIVDSADPVKWAEAIEGVSVRHRVCLQESKLLREAYGQEYCWKRQCQAFVDKLWRMVHVSSTCEASAADSLVEEQPIAIPGPFCQAQGAVISYRKNARISGQRKTSSEEKVFEGLDANEIRERSNPQLPAVLKYEKKEGNREAKKVSGTSREEPSLCAFGGRKNIFKLAVPV from the exons ATGAATAAGGGAGTGATAGTTGATCAGATTGCAAAGAAAGACCTTATGAAAA GCTTGAAACCCCCAAACTCATCCACTCATCCACCTCAAGATCACAGAATAGATGTTGTTGTTGGCCATGGTGTGAAACTTGGCCGGCAAGTTAATGTCATAAAACGTTCTCCACAAtttcaaaattgtaaatggGTGCATGTGGTACATACTGCTCCAGAAGATCTCAGCAAATATAAGGGATATGCTAATCCTGCTTCAAGGGGTGAACAGAAGCACTGGGATGAGGTTGGTCTTTGCAAATATGCTGACCTTGTTGTTCCAGTGGGACCAAGACTTAAAAAGGCTTATTCTTCCTATTTGCAGGGGTGTAAGAAGGTTGaggatatttttgaaatagttccgGGTCTATTTCATAGGGAATTTGGGGATTTAGTGCAACAGGCCAAAGTTGAGAGTGATGATGATTTCAAGGTGTTGTTGTGTGGGCGTGGAGATGATGAGGACTTTGAGCTGAAGGGAtatgacattgctgttaaggCATTTGCCGATCAACGCCTGAAAGGAAAACGATGTTATCTTCTGTttgtgggtgcccctgatgggaAGCAGGATGAGGTCAGGAGAAGACTTCTCAACTGTGGAATTACTGATGAGCAGGTGACAGTGCGAAAATTTGTACAGAGCCGTGCAGGAATGAGAGATCTCTTTTGTGAAGTCGACCTTGTGATCATGCCTTCAAAATCAGAGGGATTTGGTCTTGTTGCTCTTGAAGCATTATCAGCTGGTTTACCAGTTCTTGTGGGGAGTAATTCGGGATTTGCAAGAGCAGTGCAAAGCATTCCCTTTGGAGCATACAGCATAGTTGATTCAGCAGACCCTGTTAAATGGGCTGAAGCAATTGAGGGTGTCAGTGTTAGACACAGAGTGTGCCTTCAAGAAAGCAAATTACTGAGAGAAGCTTATGGTCAGGAGTACTGTTGGAAAAGACAGTGTCAAGCATTTGTTGACAAGTTATGGAGAATGGTTCATG TGAGCTCTACTTGTGAAGCGTCTGCTGCAGATAGCTTGGTTGAAGAACAGCCTATTGCAATCCCAGGACCATTTTGCCAGGCTCAAGGTGCAGTGATTTCATACAGAAAAAATGCAAGGATATCAGGCCAAAGAAAAACTTCCAGTGAAGAGAAAG TCTTTGAAGGACTGGATGCAAATGAGATAAGAGAAAGATCAAACCCACAGTTGCCTGCAGTGCTAAAATATGAGAAGAAAGAGGGCAATAGAGAGGCTAAGAAAGTTTCTGGAACCTCTAGAGAGGAACCTTCTTTGTGTGCATTTGGAGGtaggaaaaatatttttaaattagctGTGCCAGTGTGA